From Actinopolymorpha sp. NPDC004070, the proteins below share one genomic window:
- a CDS encoding beta-galactosidase, protein MSALPSRTLPPFPYGAVYFRKTNPPREDWDRDYKTAADDGHNAFRHWFLWSAVEVAPGEFDWSDYDRQLDLAADNGIRTIIAEMMTSAPEWAFRTLAHARYERRDGTPVRSSISPSCAVGGFPGLCLDNADARERAGAFLTALVARYREHPGLGGYDIWNECGYAEDTCYCPATAAAFRSWLRERYSDLRTIGQAWGRYSYAEWDEIEPPRTVEPYADVLDWLTFRQDNAYRLMRWRADLIRELDRDHPITAHGIAGSLTLAAPRGTDDWRAAAEVDSYGLTWGSSRHGDEPWKQLHAMDLVRSAGRGKPFWHAEAYAGPLWMQPQVVGKPRDEGRIASVEDIRYWNLASFAAGASGLFYLRWRPLLDGPLFGAFGAYGMDGSRTPRSDTVSELARWATAPEQEELWRSRPVPADVGIVYSPETQIFTYAQQRSTDFYARAVQGAYQGFFANNIQASFVHIDDVAPAAGDGGDPAGGPRLLYLPYPVQLSRQASERMIAWVEAGGVLVAEGCPGYFADHGRVGTSQPGNGLDKLFGAQESYVEFTPDLLDDLSFSVDGSTVHGGIFQQAYEPTTGTPVGWYADGRVAAVDHRLGAGRTRLIGTFPGVGYGLHHDQGTRSYFARLLEWAGIRQTVRVSDPRVIARMHDGDGGRHLWLLNPSREPVRVSATLAPQSPAASGLRVRWGDPAQVLLVDGRSVDATIGARDAVLCEL, encoded by the coding sequence GTGAGCGCGTTGCCATCCAGGACACTTCCGCCCTTTCCCTACGGGGCCGTCTACTTCCGCAAGACCAACCCTCCCCGTGAGGACTGGGACCGCGACTACAAGACCGCGGCCGATGACGGGCACAACGCCTTCCGGCACTGGTTCTTGTGGTCCGCGGTCGAGGTGGCGCCGGGGGAGTTCGACTGGTCCGACTACGACCGTCAACTCGATCTTGCCGCCGACAACGGCATTCGGACGATCATCGCCGAGATGATGACGTCCGCGCCGGAGTGGGCGTTCCGGACCCTGGCCCACGCGAGGTACGAGCGCCGCGACGGGACTCCCGTGCGGTCCTCGATCAGCCCGAGCTGTGCCGTCGGTGGGTTCCCCGGACTCTGTCTGGACAACGCCGACGCGCGCGAGCGGGCCGGTGCGTTCCTCACCGCCCTGGTGGCGCGCTACCGCGAACATCCCGGCCTCGGCGGCTACGACATCTGGAACGAGTGCGGGTACGCGGAGGACACCTGCTACTGCCCGGCGACCGCGGCGGCGTTCCGTTCGTGGCTACGGGAGCGCTACAGCGACCTTCGAACGATCGGCCAGGCGTGGGGGCGCTACAGCTACGCCGAGTGGGACGAAATCGAACCGCCGCGGACGGTCGAGCCGTACGCGGACGTGCTGGACTGGCTGACATTCCGGCAGGACAACGCCTACCGGCTGATGCGGTGGCGCGCCGACCTGATCCGCGAACTCGACCGGGACCATCCGATCACTGCCCACGGCATCGCCGGCAGCCTCACCCTCGCCGCGCCGCGCGGAACCGACGACTGGAGAGCCGCCGCGGAGGTCGACTCCTACGGACTCACGTGGGGATCGAGCCGGCACGGAGACGAGCCGTGGAAGCAGTTGCATGCCATGGATCTCGTACGTTCGGCCGGCCGGGGCAAGCCGTTCTGGCACGCGGAGGCGTACGCGGGTCCGCTCTGGATGCAGCCGCAGGTGGTGGGCAAGCCTCGTGACGAGGGCCGGATCGCGTCGGTGGAGGACATCCGCTACTGGAACCTCGCCAGCTTCGCCGCCGGCGCCTCGGGGCTCTTCTACCTGCGCTGGCGGCCCCTGCTCGACGGCCCGTTGTTCGGCGCGTTCGGGGCGTACGGCATGGACGGCTCGCGCACGCCGCGCTCCGACACGGTGTCCGAGCTGGCCCGCTGGGCCACGGCGCCCGAGCAGGAGGAGCTCTGGCGTTCGCGGCCGGTGCCTGCCGACGTGGGCATCGTCTACAGTCCGGAGACGCAGATCTTCACCTACGCCCAGCAGCGCAGTACCGACTTCTACGCTCGCGCCGTCCAGGGTGCCTACCAGGGCTTCTTCGCCAACAACATCCAGGCTTCCTTCGTCCACATCGACGACGTTGCTCCGGCTGCCGGCGACGGCGGCGACCCTGCGGGCGGGCCGCGACTGCTCTACCTGCCCTACCCCGTCCAGCTGAGCCGGCAGGCGAGCGAACGCATGATCGCCTGGGTGGAGGCAGGTGGTGTTCTCGTGGCCGAAGGCTGCCCGGGCTACTTCGCCGACCACGGGCGGGTGGGGACGTCGCAGCCGGGCAACGGGCTGGACAAGCTGTTCGGAGCTCAGGAGAGCTACGTCGAGTTCACTCCCGATCTGCTGGACGACCTGAGCTTCTCCGTCGACGGCTCGACGGTGCACGGCGGAATCTTCCAGCAGGCGTACGAACCCACCACCGGGACGCCCGTCGGATGGTACGCCGACGGTCGTGTCGCGGCGGTGGACCACCGGCTCGGCGCCGGGCGTACTCGCCTGATCGGCACGTTCCCCGGTGTGGGCTACGGGCTTCACCATGACCAGGGAACGCGGAGCTACTTCGCCCGCCTGTTGGAATGGGCAGGCATCCGCCAGACCGTACGGGTCAGTGATCCGCGGGTGATCGCACGGATGCACGACGGCGACGGTGGCCGTCACCTCTGGCTGCTCAATCCCAGCCGCGAGCCGGTCCGGGTCTCCGCGACCCTGGCACCGCAGTCACCCGCGGCGAGCGGGCTCCGGGTGCGCTGGGGTGACCCGGCCCAGGTCCTGCTCGTGGACGGACGATCGGTCGACGCCACGATCGGTGCCCGCGACGCCGTCCTCTGTGAGCTGTAG